One genomic segment of Devosia sp. includes these proteins:
- a CDS encoding TIGR02186 family protein, which translates to MAQWYRILWICLLFLLPSAAMAQVEVVLTNSDPVVAVHSNFRGQAVTLFGSITPAPPADAPYAVVVVVQGPSTDWVVREKQRQFGFVLNAASARYDQVPAYYGIFSTSPLSQVLDPAAPENTRFDLAALAASLRDLTANSDFDAEFVRLMQGKGRFSQAERGVTMLSDTAFSLRVPIESNATNGLYLARAYVIGKGQVLGETTTRFTVRTQGFERYVADLARFNPPLYGLAAVLIALATGWLGGVLFRR; encoded by the coding sequence ATGGCCCAATGGTATCGCATCCTCTGGATTTGCCTGCTGTTCCTGCTGCCATCGGCCGCCATGGCGCAGGTCGAAGTCGTCCTCACCAATTCGGACCCGGTCGTGGCGGTGCATTCCAACTTCCGTGGCCAGGCGGTGACGCTGTTTGGCTCCATTACCCCGGCGCCGCCGGCCGATGCGCCCTATGCCGTGGTGGTGGTGGTCCAGGGTCCGTCGACGGACTGGGTGGTGCGCGAGAAGCAGAGGCAGTTCGGATTCGTGCTCAACGCGGCTTCGGCGCGCTATGACCAGGTGCCGGCCTATTACGGCATTTTCTCCACCAGCCCCTTGAGCCAGGTGCTCGATCCCGCCGCACCGGAAAATACGCGGTTCGACCTTGCTGCGCTCGCGGCCTCGCTGCGCGATTTGACCGCCAACAGTGACTTCGACGCCGAATTCGTCCGTCTGATGCAGGGGAAGGGACGTTTTTCTCAGGCGGAACGGGGGGTCACCATGTTGTCCGATACGGCGTTTTCCCTGCGCGTGCCGATCGAGTCCAATGCCACCAACGGCCTCTATCTGGCCCGCGCCTATGTGATCGGCAAAGGCCAGGTGCTGGGTGAAACCACGACGCGCTTCACGGTGCGCACGCAGGGGTTCGAGCGCTATGTGGCCGATCTGGCGCGCTTCAATCCCCCGCTCTACGGCCTTGCCGCTGTTCTTATCGCCCTGGCCACCGGATGGTTGGGCGGCGTGTTGTTCAGGCGGTAG
- a CDS encoding NADP-dependent malic enzyme encodes MTEDKSASLREAALHFHEFPRPGKLEITPTKALANTRDLSLAYSPGVAIPCEEIAANPLDAYRYTSKGNLVAVISNGTAVLGLGNIGALASKPVMEGKAVLFKKFAGIDSIDLEVNEQDPKRFIDIVAPLEPSFGGINLEDIKAPECFEIEEALRERMNIPVFHDDQHGTAIIVAAAVINAMRLVKKDIGKAKIVTSGAGAAAIACMNMLIAVGAKRENIWIADSKGLVTKSRDNSVDRWRGAFAQDTDKTELAEVMAGADIYVGLSKAGALKPEMMTEMAPNPLILALSNPIPEIMPELAKEARPDALVCTGRSDYPNQVNNVLCFPFLFRGALDCGATIINEDMKAAAAHAIAKLAHEPGLEATAHGVPAIFGPDYLIPNPFDQRLILRIAPAVAKAAMESGVATRPIADFDAYRDQLRRFVFRSGMVMKPMIERAQASGKRIAFADGEDERVLRAAQVILEDGIGKPILIGRPSVIETRLERFGLTIRPGADFEVINPEDDPRYRDYVADFHALVGRKGVTPDTARTIVRTNTTVIGALAVRRGEADALICGLQGRFIKHARDIHSVIGVAPGAQQLSALSMLILNRGVFFLADTYANIDPTEDELVSIALQARDHLKRFNIEARAALLSYSNFGSRDGDTSQKMRAVYERLKAEAPDLVVEGEMQGDLAVNESLRERYIPDSVLKGEANLLIFPNLEAANLSMTLLKELNNGLHIGPILMGTAKPAHILAPTVTSRGIVNMTAIAATEAAG; translated from the coding sequence ATGACCGAGGACAAGTCCGCCAGCCTGCGCGAGGCCGCACTGCATTTCCACGAGTTTCCCCGTCCGGGAAAGCTGGAAATCACGCCGACCAAGGCGCTGGCCAATACGCGCGACCTGTCGCTGGCCTACTCCCCCGGCGTGGCCATTCCGTGCGAGGAAATCGCGGCCAATCCGCTCGATGCCTATAGGTACACTTCCAAGGGCAATCTGGTGGCGGTGATCTCCAATGGCACGGCGGTGCTGGGCCTGGGCAATATCGGAGCGCTGGCAAGCAAGCCGGTGATGGAAGGCAAGGCGGTGCTGTTCAAGAAGTTTGCCGGCATCGACTCAATCGATCTCGAGGTCAACGAGCAGGACCCCAAGCGCTTCATCGACATCGTTGCGCCACTCGAGCCGAGTTTTGGGGGCATCAATCTCGAGGACATCAAGGCGCCCGAATGCTTCGAGATCGAGGAAGCGCTGCGCGAGCGGATGAATATCCCGGTCTTTCACGACGACCAGCACGGCACCGCCATCATCGTGGCCGCTGCGGTGATCAATGCCATGCGGCTGGTGAAGAAAGACATCGGCAAGGCCAAGATCGTCACCTCCGGCGCGGGCGCGGCGGCGATTGCCTGCATGAACATGCTGATCGCGGTGGGCGCGAAACGCGAGAATATCTGGATCGCCGACAGCAAGGGCCTCGTGACCAAAAGCCGGGACAATAGCGTGGACCGCTGGCGCGGCGCCTTTGCCCAGGACACCGACAAGACCGAACTGGCCGAGGTGATGGCGGGGGCCGACATCTATGTCGGTTTGTCCAAGGCCGGAGCGCTCAAGCCGGAGATGATGACGGAGATGGCGCCCAATCCGCTGATCCTGGCGCTCTCCAATCCCATCCCCGAGATCATGCCGGAACTGGCGAAAGAAGCGCGCCCCGATGCTTTGGTCTGCACCGGTCGGTCCGACTATCCCAACCAGGTCAACAATGTCCTCTGCTTCCCCTTCCTGTTCCGCGGGGCGCTCGATTGCGGCGCCACCATCATCAATGAAGACATGAAGGCGGCCGCGGCCCATGCCATCGCCAAACTGGCGCATGAGCCGGGCCTCGAAGCCACGGCGCATGGGGTGCCGGCCATTTTCGGGCCCGACTATCTCATCCCCAACCCGTTCGATCAGCGGCTGATCCTGCGCATCGCGCCGGCTGTCGCCAAGGCGGCGATGGAGAGTGGTGTCGCGACCCGCCCGATTGCCGATTTTGACGCGTACCGTGACCAGTTGCGGCGCTTCGTCTTCCGCTCCGGCATGGTGATGAAGCCGATGATCGAGCGGGCTCAGGCTTCGGGCAAGCGCATTGCCTTTGCCGATGGCGAGGACGAGCGGGTGTTGCGCGCAGCCCAGGTGATTCTTGAGGATGGTATCGGCAAGCCCATCCTGATCGGGCGGCCTTCAGTGATCGAGACCCGGCTCGAGCGGTTTGGCCTCACCATCCGTCCGGGCGCTGATTTCGAGGTCATCAACCCCGAGGACGATCCGCGCTATCGCGACTATGTCGCCGATTTCCATGCCCTGGTCGGCCGCAAGGGCGTGACCCCCGACACGGCCCGCACCATCGTGCGCACCAATACCACGGTCATCGGGGCGCTGGCGGTGCGGCGCGGCGAGGCTGATGCGCTGATCTGCGGCCTCCAGGGCCGCTTCATCAAGCATGCCCGCGACATTCACTCGGTGATCGGGGTGGCGCCGGGCGCGCAGCAGCTCTCGGCGCTCTCCATGCTGATCCTCAATCGCGGCGTGTTTTTCCTCGCCGATACCTATGCCAATATCGATCCGACCGAGGACGAACTGGTCTCCATCGCGCTGCAGGCGCGAGACCATCTCAAGCGCTTCAATATCGAGGCCAGAGCGGCCCTGCTCTCCTATTCGAACTTCGGCTCACGCGATGGCGATACCAGCCAGAAGATGCGGGCAGTTTATGAGCGGCTCAAGGCCGAAGCGCCGGACCTGGTGGTCGAGGGCGAGATGCAGGGCGACCTGGCCGTCAATGAAAGCCTGCGCGAACGCTATATCCCAGATTCGGTGCTGAAGGGCGAAGCGAACCTTCTTATATTCCCCAATCTGGAAGCGGCGAATCTCTCGATGACCCTGCTCAAGGAACTCAATAATGGGCTGCATATCGGGCCGATCCTGATGGGCACGGCCAAGCCCGCCCATATCCTGGCGCCCACTGTGACCTCGCGCGGCATCGTCAACATGACGGCAATCGCCGCAACTGAAGCGGCGGGGTAG